In Brassica napus cultivar Da-Ae chromosome A3, Da-Ae, whole genome shotgun sequence, the sequence CCTTCTCTAGGCTTCATGGTCACTCGAGACCTCCTCACGAACCTCGTGGCTCTCGGGATTCTCGTCGTCACCGACGCCGTCAACATCTGTATCCAGCTGGGGACGGGCGCCATCTACGTTTTCACACGAGAGCACGCTCTCGTCATCGTCCTAATGCTTCTCACGTTTATGATCTTGAGCTTCTCCGCGATCGCGATTCCCGCTACAAAGCGTTACTTGGAGCTCAAGTATAAGAAGAAGTACGAGTTCGCCTTGAAGGAGTGTCCTTCTCACGCGGAGAGGAGGAAGGGAGTGCCTAAGCTGAGAGAAGATCTGATGAAGTTCTGGATGATGGCTCATACCTCTAGCCCTCAGTTCGTGATGGCTCGCTCCGTGACGTGCACCGCCTCTGGCTTCCTCTGTTTCTTGAGTGCGGTTACTTTAGCTGAAGCTATGGTTAGGTCTTACTTCTTGCAGCCGCGGTCGGTTGGGTTCTGTAATGGAGAGTCTGATTACAAATGGTCAACCACTCTGGTTCTAGTCTCTCAGGGAGTTGCAATAGCCTTTGGAACCATTGCTCCAGCGAGCAGGTGGTTCAGCGCGGTGAACTCGAGGTGTCCATCAAAGAAAGGTTTGAGAGGTGAGATGAGAGTAGAGAGCTATTGGTTCGAGTGTCTCTCCGAGAAGAAAGAACGTCCCTTGAGCCTCTGGATGCTCCACGGTCGCCGCGGAAGGAAGCTTGCGCACGACGTAAACAGATGGATGCTTGACGTCTGCATGGCAACGCAGCGTGGGTTAGTCTTGGCTAGCAAGTTTCTCCGTTTCGTCACTGTTTACTTTGTTAGTAGAATCTCGTTGTGTTGTTTATTATTCACCTCCAAATGTGAGAGTAGTACTGTCTCAAACTCcgagtcttcttcctcttcatcgaCGAGACGATTTGTTCTGCATCTTGAAGGAGAggaggagctggtggactacATGGCGCGTAGTAACCGCGAGGCGACGGAGCATTTGATACACAAGGGTCGGAAACAGCAGCCTGTGAACTTGATAGAGCTCTTGGAaggagcaacaacaacaacttcaaTCTCGCAAGGGTTTGAAGGGATTTGGGATTTCGACAGCGACGAGGTTGTTTCGTTAGCCTCTGGAGAGCCACCTAATAGCTGGGCGCTTCCTTTAGTAACTCTGACGAGTATAGCTGTTGCTCTTCCCAATATAAAGCCTTTCTCTTTGAAGAAGTTGGTGAAGGCTGTAAACGAGGCGTTGGTCTATGTGAAGAAGTTTGAAGACGTTTTGGACATTGAAGGAGAGTTAGCTAACAGCAGGAAAGCTGCGGAAGTGGTTTGGTTAGGTGTTGATCTCTACCATAAGTGGCTCAACGTGGATCTTCGAAAACTATCCAAACAACAAAAATCAACAAAGCAAGTTCTTGAAGAGATGGTGGGTATAGCTAAGAAAGAGTTTACAGAGTTGTGGCAGAAGAATCTTATATATTGCATGAAGCATAAGCCTTCTCACTGGCCCATCAAGACTCTGGCGGCTAACTCAATGTACCGAATCGGCCAAACGCTTTTGAACAAGTACGAGTCGAGAGATGTTGGAACAGAGGAGGAGGCTCTGTTGAAAAATGTGGAGAGAATGGTGTCGGACATAGTAGCGGGATGCTTTTGCAACGCGGCGCAGGTGATCGGGATGAAGTGTTTGGTGACGGCGGTGGAAGTGAGGGAAGCGTCGGTGAGAGAAGCTGCGATGCATCTGGGGAGAACGGAGAAGATACTTGAGATTGTGGACAGGAGATTCATGCCTGCTTTGTCTCATCACGAAGTGGCGAAGATTGATGAGTGGAGAGAGTTTTATAGGACCAATAGATGCAGCATTTCTTTGACTCGTCCTTCGTCTCAGTGTACCACACGTGACCTCATTCTCAACCTTGAGTAGTAACACTTTAATGTGAAGTCTATAAAGAGTTGAGTTACCTTTTTGTACATATGATAATGAAAGCAATAATATGCTTTCTGTGTCGGTTGATGCGTAAGTCATCCTATCAGCTTTCCTTTATTGACAAGTAATAACGACTCTTCCAAAGCTTGTATTATTTATTCTTCAGGATATATTTGCAATAGCCAAGTCTCTTGTATCAATGTACGTCAAGAAAGCTTCTTTTGATTTTATTCTATAAAATTTCCTTAGTAGGGTTCCAAGTCTTGATGATAAAACTAAGTACTGTATGTGGTTTTGAACCGAATCAATACAGTGTTTTAAATGGACCGAATCAAATCGGCTGAACCGACCAGAATCAACTTTTTCGGTTCATGTTCAGTTATTGGTTCTGAACCGATCTACATATTTCGATATTAACTCCATATTTTCAATACCAATTCGGTTATTGGCTCGGTtagtcaatttttttaatgttcttttttttcctaCAATGCCGCATGTATTAGACAACTGGTTACATCAATTTTGTATACTTTTAATTAAGCTAAAACCTGATTTATACCAACAAACCGAACTAATCAACTaaccaaaaaattcaaatacaacCGAAACTACCCCAATTAACCGGAGTTTAATAactaaagcctataattttggtttagttcgaatttgaaaaaaaaaaacgtatttGTTAAAACCAAACCGTAATTTATTTGGGTTAATTTGGCAGCTCTTCCGAACTAACCAGAAATTGAACTACATAACCCGACTAAACCAAATCAACGAATCCGCAGGCCTTTATGAAACGGCGAAACCATTTCGAGCGAAGTTTGGTAAAACCAAAGACTCAAACAGTGGGCTGCTTTCCTGATTGGCTGATTCCTTCCGACCAAATTGtctttctttaagaattttcattttatttttaattcggAAATAAAGGGACAGAGAGTCAGAGAGAGATACAAGAAGCGGTctgatcttcttcattcatTCATTCTCCTCTATAAAGTACACTTCTCACTCacacggagaagaagaagaagaataaaacaaaaatcatcaaACCAAAGTGATTTGTAATAATGGCGAACAACGGATCCGGTTCATCCTTAGGCCCGGGCGGGCTAGATCTAACCAATACCTTTTTCAAACCGATCCTAAACTCCGACCCTCCTATCCCCTCCAACCGCTGTACCAAAGTCTCCGTCATCGGCGTCGGAAACGTCGGCATGGCCATCGCTCAGACCATCCTCACTCAAGACATCGCCGACGAGATCGCCCTCGTCGACTCCAAGCCCGACAAGCTCCGAGGCGAGATGCTCGACCTCCAGCACGCCGCCGCTTTCCTCCCCCGCACCAGAATCACCGCCTCCGTTGACTACGGCGTCACCGCCGGATCCGATCTCTGCATCGTCACCGCCGGCGCTAGGCAGAACCCGGGAGAGTCTAGGCTTAACTTGCTTCAGAGGAACGTCGCTCTCTTCCGCCATATCATTCCTCCGCTCGCTAAGTCGTCTCCCGATGCGATCTTGCTTATCGTCTCGAACCCTGTCGATGTCTTGACCTACGTCGCTTGGAAGCTCTCTGGGTTTCCGGTGAATCGGGTTCTTGGATCGGGTACTAATCTTGATTCCTCTCGGTTCAGGTTCTTGATCGCAGATCATCTCGACGTTAATGCTCAGGATGTGCAGGTCAGTTTCCGACCAAAGTTACGGTTCTGTAATAATAGATCCGATGATaatggtgttgttgttgttttaggCATTCATTGTGGGAGAACATGGAGACAGCTCTGTGGCGTTATGGTCGAGCATTAGTGTGGGAGGCATCCCTGTCCTGAGCTTTCTGGAGAAGCAACAGATCGCGTACGAGAAACAAACCCTTGAGGACATTCACCAGTCTGTCGTTGGAAGTGCCTATGAAGTTATTAGTCTCAAGGGTTACACTTCTTGGGCCATTGGCTACTCTGTTGCCAACCTGGCTTACACCATCCTCCGTGACCAGCGTAAGATCCACCCGGTCACGGTTCTTGCTCGTGGCTTCTATGGTGTTGAAGGTGGTGACGTCTTCCTCAGTCTCCCGGCTCTGCTTGGACGTAACGGTGTGGTGGCTGTGACTAATGTGCATATGACTGATGAAGAGTCCGAGAAGCTGCAGAAATCGGCAAAGACTATATTGGAGATGCAGAGCCAGTTAGGACTTTGAACTTTATCTCTCTTCTATTTGCTTCAGTTTTTGaactttttgtttggttatgaATTTATCATAATCAATCTTCCCATGGATGTTAGTGTGGATCTTGATATCTATCACTATATGTTATATAAATGCTTgttctttgaccaaaaaaaagaatatacatAAATGCTTGTTCATGAAGAATCCAGTGTTGTGGTTCTTAAGATTATTCACACAAATAAACACTGAAGGATGATGTGAGAATAGAAGAGATAGGGCAATGGTTTTTGCACATTATGACTTCTAAACATTGCTATCTCACCTATCGAGCCTTGAGTGATTGCGTTATGCAGCTAGTACAAGCAAATGTGAAGATTAACCACATACAATAATGGTACCAACAATGTAAAAATTTGAATTGTCCCAAAAGAACTGATCCAAATACgatttcaaatgtttttgtatctgtaattttatttatgatttaatttttcttttgatacTAGTCAAATCATCAATTACATTATCGTATTATTTCAGTTTCTGTTACATACATATATGATAATCACCTATAACGTATATGATACGACGAACAACTTCACgaacaaaaatatgtttttgctgTGACATTTACATTGATGAACAGTTTTACATGTATGATATTCCTATTTTTAATGGATACATTCTTTACACATCACACAATCACAACAAACAACTTTATCTGTAGTGCTATGTAATTTTTGATAAGCATTGCATTTTATAATATACAAACCCATGATGCCTATACAATCTATGAATTAGTTATAgtaaattttgaagaatatatttttcttttgttttaaagtttatataGTGAAAGATATATTTTCGttgatttgaataaaatttttaagtttcgataagaatcaaaatttataatcgagtaaaaatataaatacatgtttaaatataattttttttaatttgaagaaTAAAACctgaaaataatatgaaaatctCAATAATTTAGATctagtaaaaataatattccatccatttttaaataatacatGTTTTAGAATCTTCACacacataataatatataaaagtttaattataaatctattattttacttatttttcacaattttagtatataataaaatatatttaaatgtatattttaccATTAGTATCTAAATTATTGAGATTATAAATCTATTATTTTACCATTAGTAtccaataaaaatgaaaaaattgtttttgtgaaacaatttttttgtcttatagaaaaatattaaaaaaatgaaggaaTTATGTGGTTGTTAAAATTCAGAAGGTACaaacaattaaaaagaaaacaattgcTTACTTTCCAGTTTTGAGGAGTAAAATAATTGCTTACTTTTTCCAGTTTTGTGTGGTGAACACCACTATGAATGAATGATGTGCCATGAGCATTGAATCAAAGCAGCAAAGggactaaaaataataaaatggagaaggacaagagaaagagaggagggGAGCATagcatgatgatgatgatctagTGAGTTCGAATTCGAGAGAGGAAGGAGAGCTTCATTAGTTTAACCTTTTCTaggag encodes:
- the LOC106440231 gene encoding uncharacterized protein LOC106440231 isoform X2 codes for the protein MGCDSHGNLTDAEFSKPLPSIGIYVATASLICGAAMFADLLHAFRHRKYWFPCKYFSLNATTLTFISVCVKLSLDLNTPMPSRQDQLAKLSSSVFFCVVMANSMPSLGFMVTRDLLTNLVALGILVVTDAVNICIQLGTGAIYVFTREHALVIVLMLLTFMILSFSAIAIPATKRYLELKYKKKYEFALKECPSHAERRKGVPKLREDLMKFWMMAHTSSPQFVMARSVTCTASGFLCFLSAVTLAEAMVRSYFLQPRSVGFCNGESDYKWSTTLVLVSQGVAIAFGTIAPASRWFSAVNSRCPSKKGLRGEMRVESYWFECLSEKKERPLSLWMLHGRRGRKLAHDVNRWMLDVCMATQRGLVLASKFLRFVTVYFVSRISLCCLLFTSKCESSTVSNSESSSSSSTRRFVLHLEGEEELVDYMARSNREATEHLIHKGRKQQPVNLIELLEGATTTTSISQGFEGIWDFDSDEVVSLASGEPPNSWALPLVTLTSIAVALPNIKPFSLKKLVKAVNEALVYVKKFEDVLDIEGELANSRKAAEVVWLGVDLYHKWLNVDLRKLSKQQKSTKQVLEEMVGIAKKEFTELWQKNLIYCMKHKPSHWPIKTLAANSMYRIGQTLLNNGGSEGSVGERSCDASGENGEDT
- the LOC106440231 gene encoding uncharacterized protein LOC106440231 isoform X1 gives rise to the protein MGCDSHGNLTDAEFSKPLPSIGIYVATASLICGAAMFADLLHAFRHRKYWFPCKYFSLNATTLTFISVCVKLSLDLNTPMPSRQDQLAKLSSSVFFCVVMANSMPSLGFMVTRDLLTNLVALGILVVTDAVNICIQLGTGAIYVFTREHALVIVLMLLTFMILSFSAIAIPATKRYLELKYKKKYEFALKECPSHAERRKGVPKLREDLMKFWMMAHTSSPQFVMARSVTCTASGFLCFLSAVTLAEAMVRSYFLQPRSVGFCNGESDYKWSTTLVLVSQGVAIAFGTIAPASRWFSAVNSRCPSKKGLRGEMRVESYWFECLSEKKERPLSLWMLHGRRGRKLAHDVNRWMLDVCMATQRGLVLASKFLRFVTVYFVSRISLCCLLFTSKCESSTVSNSESSSSSSTRRFVLHLEGEEELVDYMARSNREATEHLIHKGRKQQPVNLIELLEGATTTTSISQGFEGIWDFDSDEVVSLASGEPPNSWALPLVTLTSIAVALPNIKPFSLKKLVKAVNEALVYVKKFEDVLDIEGELANSRKAAEVVWLGVDLYHKWLNVDLRKLSKQQKSTKQVLEEMVGIAKKEFTELWQKNLIYCMKHKPSHWPIKTLAANSMYRIGQTLLNKYESRDVGTEEEALLKNVERMVSDIVAGCFCNAAQVIGMKCLVTAVEVREASVREAAMHLGRTEKILEIVDRRFMPALSHHEVAKIDEWREFYRTNRCSISLTRPSSQCTTRDLILNLE
- the LOC106440238 gene encoding L-lactate dehydrogenase B, with amino-acid sequence MANNGSGSSLGPGGLDLTNTFFKPILNSDPPIPSNRCTKVSVIGVGNVGMAIAQTILTQDIADEIALVDSKPDKLRGEMLDLQHAAAFLPRTRITASVDYGVTAGSDLCIVTAGARQNPGESRLNLLQRNVALFRHIIPPLAKSSPDAILLIVSNPVDVLTYVAWKLSGFPVNRVLGSGTNLDSSRFRFLIADHLDVNAQDVQAFIVGEHGDSSVALWSSISVGGIPVLSFLEKQQIAYEKQTLEDIHQSVVGSAYEVISLKGYTSWAIGYSVANLAYTILRDQRKIHPVTVLARGFYGVEGGDVFLSLPALLGRNGVVAVTNVHMTDEESEKLQKSAKTILEMQSQLGL